One Onychostoma macrolepis isolate SWU-2019 chromosome 10, ASM1243209v1, whole genome shotgun sequence genomic region harbors:
- the dbh gene encoding dopamine beta-hydroxylase, whose amino-acid sequence MRLLNKDLRLQDVTLMYLTVLATVVVLLVASYQAPAGHSRPTLAYHIPLDPAGQLELSWNISYPTQEVYLELKVKELHHGILLGMSDRGEPTNADLVLLWDDGHKSYFGDAWSDNEGRVMLDTQQDYELLETHQSTEGFFLLFKRPFSTCDPHDYIIEEGTVHIIYAMLEQPIQSLHELNMSRLQPGVQRVLLLRPDDPAPALPRDVRTLEVLAPDVIIPTQETTYWCHIFQLPPNMPKNHIVMYESVITPGNEAIVHHMEVFECSPQIDTVPQFSGSCDSKMKPRKLNYCRHVLAAWAMGAEPFYYPTDAGLPLGGEGSSRFLRLEVHYHNPLLLSGRRDSSGIRLWYTPSLRRFDAGIMELGLVYTPVMAIPPRQRSFQLTGYCTAKCTQTALPVGGIHIFASQLHTHLAGLGVRTVLVRGGREVEVVQEDKHFSTHYQIIRVLRKMVTVLPGDALVTKCAYTTEDRNKVTVGGFGIMEEMCVNYVHYYPRTQLELCKSHVDTDYLQKYFSLINRFQGRESCSCPGTTVEEQFSSLSWDGFSGEVLNSLYLTSPISMHCNQSTAELFPGKWEKQEIPVVTAELQRALYPCELSRRASSQNDNPTEVRPDSSI is encoded by the exons ATGCGTCTTCTGAACAAAGATCTTCGTTTGCAAGACGTCACCCTCATGTACCTCACCGTTTTGGCCACTGTGGTGGTGCTCTTGGTGGCGTCCTACCAGGCTCCTGCGGGCCACTCCAGACCCACCCTGGCCTACCACATCCCCTTAGACCCCGCGGGTCAGCTGGAGCTGTCCTGGAACATCAGCTATCCCACCCAGGAGGTCTATCTGGAGCTGAAAGTCAAAGAGCTCCACCATGGCATTTTGCTGGGCATGTCCGATCGGGGAGAGCCCACAAATGCCGACCTGGTCCTTCTGTGGGACGATGGACACAAATCCTATTTTGGG GATGCTTGGAGTGATAATGAAGGCAGAGTGATGTTGGACACTCAGCAGGACTATGAGCTGCTGGAGACTCATCAGTCGACTGAAGGCTTCTTCCTGCTCTTCAAAAGACCATTCAGCACCTGCGACCCACACGACTACATCATAGAG GAAGGTACTGTCCACATTATCTACGCCATGCTGGAGCAGCCCATCCAATCTTTGCATGAGCTCAACATGTCCCGTCTCCAGCCAGGCGTCCAGCGAGTGCTGCTCCTGCGTCCAGACGATCCCGCCCCTGCTCTCCCGAGAGATGTCCGCACGCTGGAGGTCCTGGCCCCTGATGTCATCATCCCCACACAGGAAACCACTTACTGGTGCCACATCTTTCAGCTCCCACCTAATATGCCCAAGAACCACATTGTCATG tacGAGTCTGTGATCACTCCTGGTAATGAAGCCATTGTTCATCACATGGAAGTGTTCGAATGCTCTCCTCAGATAGACACCGTGCCTCAATTCAGCGGCTCCTGCGATTCAAAGATGAAGCCCCGCAAACTCAATTACTGCCGACACGTTCTGGCTGCCTGGGCCATGGGAGCAGAG CCGTTTTACTACCCCACTGATGCTGGTTTGCCTCTGGGAGGAGAAGGTTCTTCTAGGTTCCTTCGGCTTGAAGTTCATTACCACAACCCTCTCCTTCTATCAG GACGGAGGGACTCCTCAGGCATTCGTTTGTGGTACACTCCATCTCTGAGGAGGTTTGACGCAGGCATCATGGAGCTGGGGCTAGTCTACACTCCTGTCATGGCCATTCCTCCCCGCCAGCGCTCTTTCCAGCTGACTGGCTACTGCACCGCCAAATGCACACAGACG GCTCTTCCTGTAGGTGGTATACACATCTTTGCGTCCCAGCTGCACACTCATCTGGCTGGACTCGGGGTGAGGACCGTCCTGGTACGAGGAGGCAGAGAGGTGGAAGTGGTACAAGAGGACAAACATTTCAGCACTCATTACCAG ATTATCCGTGTTTTAAGGAAGATGGTGACTGTTTTGCCA GGCGACGCTCTCGTCACTAAGTGCGCGTATACCACTGAAGACAGGAACAAAGTTACCGTG GGTGGTTTTGGGATCATGGAAGAAATGTGTGTCAATTACGTCCATTATTACCCCCGCACACAGCTGGAGCTGTGCAAGAGCCACGTGGACACAGATTACCTGCAGAAATACTTCAGTCTCATCAACAG GTTTCAAGGACGTGAGAGTTGCAGTTGTCCTGGGACTACGGTGGAAGAGCAGTTCTCCTCGCTGTCCTGGGACGGCTTCAGCGGGGAGGTGCTGAACTCCCTCTACCTGACCTCCCCAATCTCAATGCACTGCAACCAATCCACCGCCGAGCTCTTCCCT GGTAAATGGGAGAAGCAGGAGATACCAGTGGTGACGGCGGAGCTCCAGAGAGCCCTGTACCCGTGTGAATTAAGCCGTCGAGCGTCCTCTCAGAATGACAACCCTACAGAGGTCAGGCCCGACAGCAGCATCTGA